A stretch of the Chlorobiota bacterium genome encodes the following:
- a CDS encoding T9SS type A sorting domain-containing protein, with translation MKNIKSIVILLLLIGYNLSAQSTIIPVSVISQGATKASAGTMVLAGTVGQTVIGFSQNPALYNYQGFWNSISRYIIFISDVKEEVFNSSSSKLLGLKNYPNPIVDNSTFEFNVSAANFVSLKLFNSLGKEVKSLVDGFREPGLIKVSISANELGSGQYLAVLNVGSKTDRINVIVLK, from the coding sequence ATGAAAAATATAAAATCAATTGTTATATTGTTATTGCTGATAGGTTATAACTTATCTGCTCAATCAACTATAATACCTGTTAGTGTTATCTCGCAAGGTGCTACCAAAGCTTCTGCTGGAACTATGGTTCTTGCTGGGACTGTTGGACAAACTGTTATTGGTTTTTCTCAGAATCCTGCTCTTTATAATTACCAAGGTTTTTGGAATTCTATTTCTAGATATATTATTTTTATCTCTGATGTTAAAGAAGAAGTTTTTAATTCTTCTTCTTCTAAATTACTTGGTTTAAAAAATTATCCGAATCCTATTGTTGACAACTCTACTTTTGAGTTTAACGTTTCAGCAGCTAACTTTGTTTCACTTAAATTATTTAATTCTCTTGGTAAAGAAGTTAAATCTCTAGTTGATGGTTTTCGTGAACCTGGTTTGATTAAAGTTTCTATTTCTGCTAATGAGCTTGGTTCTGGGCAGTATTTGGCTGTGCTTAACGTTGGTTCTAAAACTGA